The genomic stretch TACGCTGCACGTCGGGGATTTCCTGGTCGTGGGCGAGAACTACGGCAAGATCAAGGCCATGACCGACAGTGGCGGCGCCCGCATCAAGGAAGCCGGGCCCAGCACGCCCGTGCAGATCCTGGGCTTCAGTGACGTGCCCACCAGCGGCGACAAGGTGCAAAGCGCCAAGAACGAGCACGCCGCCCGTGAAGTGATCGCCCAGCGGGCCTCCGACCGCCGTGACGAGGAAGACGCCCGCCAGCGCCGCAAAGCCCAGCGCAGCCTGGAGGACATCCTGGGGCCGCTCGGTCAGGTGCGCACCGTCAACCTGATTCTGCGCGCCGACACGCAGGGCAGCGTGGAAGCCATTCAGGGCATCCTGGCCCGCAAGGAAACCGACGACGTGAAACTGAACGTCATGTTCGCCGGTATCGGTGCGCCCACCGAAGGCGACGTGCTGCTCGCCAGCACCGCCGAGGCGGAAATCCTGTGCTTCAGCGTCACCCCCAGCGGCGCGGTGACCAAAATCGCCGAGACCAAGGGCGTCGAGGTCAAGTCCTACCGCATCATCTACGAACTCATCGACGAGGTCGACCGCCTGATCAAGGGCAACATCGAACCCGTTTTCGAGGAGCAGTACCTGGGTCGCGCCGAAGTCCGCATGGTCATCCGTCACCCCAAAACCGGCAACATCGCCGGGTCGTACATCACCGACGGCAGCTTCAAACGCAACGCCAAGGCCATCGTGCGGCGTGGCAAGGAAGTCGTGTACGAGGGCACCGTGGTCGGCCTGAAACGCTTCAAGGACGACGTGCGCGAAGTCCAGCAGGGCTACGAGTGCGGCATCAACCTCGACTGGAACGACGTGATGGAAGGCGACATCATCGAAGCCAGCGAGATGGTGGAAGTCGAACAGAAGTAATCCGCTTCTGAAGAGAAAGCGGGGTGCTGCAAGGCGTAGCATAAAAGCTAGAACCCGATCACCTCACTTCTCTTTTCCAAAAGAACCCCCTCCAGCCGTGGAGGGGGTTCTTTCTTATTGCCGACCTGCTCAATTGCCGCAGCGCACGTCCTTGCCGTAATACTTTTTCATGAGCTGCACAGCGTCGTTGGTGCGCAGGTAACGCGCCAGGTAAATATTCAGCGACTGTTTCAGGGAATTGTTGCCCCCTGCGACCGCCATACCGGCCGGGGAGCTCCAGAGTTCCGGGCTCCAGTACAGCGGAATGGGCAGCACCTTTTTCAGCCCGCTCTGCATCGATGTCCAGGCGTAGGTGGCATCGACCTGCCCGGCGGCGACCGCCTGAATCAGGGCCATGTTCGTGTCGTACACCTTCACGGTTTTCTCGAAGCGCAGTTTCTCGATATAGGTCAACATGATCGACCCCTTCGAGGCCCCGATGGTTTTGCCAGCCAGGTCCGCGTTCTTGTTGAAATTCGGCACCCTGGAAACGATGGAGACACCGGAGCAGGCGTAGGCGCTGGTAAAGTCGATGTTCTTCTCGCGTGTGCTGGTCATGGCATAGTTGTTCATGGCAATGTCGATCTTGTCGTCGTTGAGCGCCGCGAACAGCTCATCGGAGGGCATGGCATTTTGACCAGCCGCAGACCCAGCACCATGTTTTTGGCCAGCGCCGCGATGAACTCCGGCTCGAAACCGGATCAGTGACCGACGGCTTCCAGATTGAAAGGGTACAGGTCGCCGGGCATGCCGACGCGCAGGAACCCGGCCTGTTGAACCTGGGCCATAGTCCTGGCCTCTGAGGTAGAAACGTGCGTGAAGAACAGAACGGAACTGAAGCTGAGGAGTGCAAATCGTTTCATGCTTTTGCTCCTGATGATGTTGAAAGTGAAGGAAGTGAAAGGAGAAAAGGCGGCAGGTTAGGCACAGTCGGCTGTGACCCGGTTAACTGCCAGCTTCCTACTTTATGAACTGGCCTTGACAAAGCTCTTAATTCGGGTACTCCGGAGCTGAGCGTAAGCCCACTTCTACCTGACGCCTGAGACTGAGGAAGGGGATGGATCGCGCCTGACTTCATTCTCCGTTCTAGTCACTCAATTCACTCGCGCTGCTCGGTCGAAAAGCACTCCGTTCTTCTGTCGGATGCTCTAGTATGGCTGGCATGACCGACCCTTCCCTTTCGTCTGCGCCTGACCTGACCCGCCAGCTCGAAGCCCTGGGCGGGCAGCTGGTGTGGCGTATCGGCAAGGACGAGGTGAGTGAGCAGGTCGTGGTACGGCTGGGGTTCGCGTCCGCCACGCCGCGCTTCTCGTTCCTGCCGAAACTCCGCAGTGCCAACGACGCCGAGTTGCAGGAGGCCGTGGAGGCCGGGCAGGTCGTGATCGAGTGGGTGGATTGAGGCGAAGTCAGTGATTCTGGAATCTGCTCAGACGTTTACCCTGAAGCACCCGCGCGGCTTTGATGAGGCCCTGCGCTTCGTGCGTTCGCCCGAGGTGTCCCTGGCCCGCGTGCGCTTTCTCTCCGACTTGACCAACCGGGACGGGCAAGTGGGCGGCCACCTGACCGTAAAAACGCCCGGCCTGGGGGACATTTACCTGCCCTTCGCCTCGCAGTTGCAGCAGGAGCCGGACGGGGCCAGCCTGCAAGCCCTGACCCTGCCGGATCGGAACTGGGTGGCCGTCGATGGGCGGGCCAGTGTTATCCCGACGGCGGACATGACCTTCCGCTTTCATTTCACGGCGCATGTGACCCTGCCTGACGTGCCCGGCTGGGGCAGCGCGGCCTTCGAGAAGATGGTGAGTGCCGCTGCCCAGCGCACGCTTATGCGCGTGGCCGAGGCCCTGCCGCGAGACCTTGAGGCGGCCCTGCCTACCCCTGAGTAAGCGCAGCAAAGCACTCAAAACGTAGCCAGGGCGGTTCGGAACCCGTAAGCTTGAGCATGACTGTCGCGTTCCCCCCGAAGGCCCCCCCAGTCACCCCTCACCCCGTTAAAACCGAACGCCACGACACCAGAAACAGGACGCACCACACCAACACCGGTGTGCGTTCCGTTCACACCTACCGCCCGGAACCGCACGGCCTGTTCGTCTCGCGCCCCTTCCAGCGTCACCCGCGCATCCGCCACTGGCAGGCGCACCTGCTGCCGGCCCACAACCTGGTGGTGTGCCACTACGACTTCCACCACCAGCGCGAACACGATTACTACCTGGACGTGGCCCTGATCAGCGTTCAGGACGACCTCTGGACGGTGCGGGACCTGTACCTGGACGTGGTGCTGCGCGAGGGGCACAGCGCCGTCATCGTGGACACCGACGAACTGATCGCCGGGCACGCCGCCGGGTTCATCACCCATGCTGAACTGCACCTGGCCCTGGAAGTCGCGCACCGCACCCTGAGTGCCCTCAGTGCGGCCCAGTTCAACCTGCACACCTGGGCCACAAGTCAGGGCGTCCAGCTCGACTGGGACGCGCCACACGGTGAAGGTGCGCCGCCGAGCCCGGCCCACGCCTGAACCGGGCCATGGACTTTGAGGGGTTGCCCCAGAGCCCACAGCCCTGTCTTTTACATCGCGGCAGGAATCTCGATGCCGATCAGGTCAAGCGTCTCCTCGAAGGCCTGACGCAGGCGGGCCACCAGGGCCAGGCGGGCCTCACGCAGCCCCTCGTCGGATTGCAGGACGTTGGTGGCCGGTTTCCCCTTCCTGTCTTTGGCGTTGTACCAGGCGTTGAAACTGGTCGCCAGGTCGAGCGCGTACTGGGCCACCACGTGCGGCGAGTGAATACGCACGCTCTGCGCCACCACTTCCGGCAGTTTCGCCACCTGCTTGGCCAGCACCAGATCCACGTCCGGCAGGGCGTCCCAGTCGGCGCCTGTGCCGTCGGTGGCGTACCCGGCTTCCTGGGCCCGGCGCAGAATGTTCGCCGCCCGCACCGCCGCGTACTGCACGTAAGGCGCGGTGTCGCCGTTCAGCGAGATGACCTGATCGAGGTTGAAGTCGAAGGCCCGCGTGGGTTCGTTCCGCAGCATGGCGAAACGCAGAGCCCCCACGCCGATGCGCCGCGCGATCTCCTGCG from Deinococcus fonticola encodes the following:
- a CDS encoding substrate-binding periplasmic protein, coding for MPSDELFAALNDDKIDIAMNNYAMTSTREKNIDFTSAYACSGVSIVSRVPNFNKNADLAGKTIGASKGSIMLTYIEKLRFEKTVKVYDTNMALIQAVAAGQVDATYAWTSMQSGLKKVLPIPLYWSPELWSSPAGMAVAGGNNSLKQSLNIYLARYLRTNDAVQLMKKYYGKDVRCGN
- a CDS encoding DUF402 domain-containing protein, with translation MTVAFPPKAPPVTPHPVKTERHDTRNRTHHTNTGVRSVHTYRPEPHGLFVSRPFQRHPRIRHWQAHLLPAHNLVVCHYDFHHQREHDYYLDVALISVQDDLWTVRDLYLDVVLREGHSAVIVDTDELIAGHAAGFITHAELHLALEVAHRTLSALSAAQFNLHTWATSQGVQLDWDAPHGEGAPPSPAHA
- a CDS encoding DUF3248 domain-containing protein, producing MTDPSLSSAPDLTRQLEALGGQLVWRIGKDEVSEQVVVRLGFASATPRFSFLPKLRSANDAELQEAVEAGQVVIEWVD
- a CDS encoding DUF3809 domain-containing protein, translated to MILESAQTFTLKHPRGFDEALRFVRSPEVSLARVRFLSDLTNRDGQVGGHLTVKTPGLGDIYLPFASQLQQEPDGASLQALTLPDRNWVAVDGRASVIPTADMTFRFHFTAHVTLPDVPGWGSAAFEKMVSAAAQRTLMRVAEALPRDLEAALPTPE